The window ATGCCTATATATAAGTATGTGTAATAGATATATCAACGTTCTTATTTTTTTCAGCTAATGATTTTTGCCTGACTAGTAATTAGCAATGTTAATACATGGTGAGTGAGTACTGCCACTTACCTGCTTCACGGAAATGAAGGATATTTTCTTGTTCCTAATATATGACTCAGATGCAATTCTTTTGCCTCTTATACAGCAGTCTTTATAACAGGAATATGTGTGTGAACATTGTCATCACGGAGTGTGACTTCTCTTCTCTGCCTGTATATGGAGAATACACCTTGCGAGTCAGGGCTGAATCAGAGAACGAAAAATCAGACTGGGTGAACATCATCTTTAAGCCACTTGATGACAGTAAGGCTTCCCCTACACGGAAGACTTTTGCCCACTAATAACGAACTGTTAATTAagtaaaattgcaattaatctgAATAAGTAGCGATATTAAAATACAGATTGTTTTAAATTTACCAATTTTTTTAAGTAAAGTATGAAATATCCGAGCCCTATTTGGTATACTTTTTGGGGAGAGGAGAGTTGCTTTCAgaaatactcctgggggaattctgcatcaaaaaattaaacattctgcttacaatattttcaaattctgcatatttaATTTGTCAGAATAACAgaagtttcaattatttttggtcatttatttcaaaatacctgtcagcaagtatgtctgtaacaatatagacatacaaagattcaggaaatgtctTTTggcaaatagattccttactaggcatattaatacagaatttagagtaataattcatttaaactacaatacagaaacgtatttcctgcacccctcagtagcagtgcaaaggcttgggggagttaggggtaatggaggagctgagagagagggaagtaattgctgagcAGGAgcttgggtgtgaacttggagggctgttgagtgtgggtgggaaaagtgtGGAACAgatttggggggggagaggggcagggagggattgttagggaacttcctccatgcagaccctggctgatccctagcctctcccattcagtcaggcacatctgcccctttcCACATgtttccctgcacccccacatgtCGTTGTACCCCCTGTCCACGTGTCCCTACATCCCCATTTGGACACCTACTCGctccatccccatgtggccctgcacatCCTTCCCTTTCACCATGTGTCTCtgttccccgccccccagccaccCTCCTGTGCctgtgtggccctgcacctcccttccCACTGTGGCTCtttgcctccactcccattcagcccctgccccagtctgtcttcCCCCACCAGCTCTTATGAGCCCCTATGtgaccctccccccagcagcccgatactgtctgtctccccatatctcctgacctggcctgacaggcgctgtgaagaaggcaggctctttcttcTCCCTAACTGGCTGGAAACTGCTGCTTTGTTCTGTTGCCACAGCGCCTTCTGGTAGGCAAAAGGCAGAAGTGCAGCAACTTTCTGGCAGAAGCCTTTTTctatgcaaaaaaattaaaaatatgcatggctcattaattatgcacacatgaagtgatgcagaattcccccaggagtacagaAAATATAGTAAGATCAAAAGTATGTGTAGGTCATCACTGACTCTTCCATTCTGAGACATCTTTTGAGGGATTTTAACACATATATATTTTACCCCCTAAAAAAATATTGCATACAAATTTTTAGAGCAAGAGTGCTTTATATCCAAGGATTCTAACTTCCTACAAATTTAAATCAGTTCAGCTACTGTCTTGTCACTAAGCGAGGAAGGGGGGAATTaaccctcctccccccttccccccatcctaTATTTGGATATGTTCAAGGGGAAAAAGTTTACtcttcaataaaaataaatcattttgaaGGTACCATGTTTGATGTTTGCTATCTTGTGTGAAAGGTAGTGGAACTTGGCACTGCAACACTTTCTTATGGCAGAGATCTTGGGCAGTGTGCTGTTGTCTGAGTTCTTGGGGAGCAGGATCTTTGTCAATGCATTCTTAAAATTATTTCATCCATTAGCAAACACAATTTTGTCTACTACCCAAAACTTCCATTTCTCCACTGTACAGATGTCAATGGGAAGCTACACAAGAGGCCTCTTTGGTTTCTTTACCTCTAGAAACAATTCTTAGTTTTCCCTTCTTCTCTGGCTTGGCTTGGATTTACTTAAAGCTTAACCTTTCTAGTCTTGATTTTCAGAGTTTGTTTCCAGTCTCATTTTCCCAGTGCAATTGTTGTTTATACCAGGACAATGTTTATGACATAATTTGTCCATATTAAATTCATAAGATGTTGTGGCCATTGGTCTTTGATCTCTTCACTTGGACGTCTCTCTGTAAAGTCACTCCCATATCCATGCACTGACTCTTGaaggagtttttttaaaaagacttcaaCGCACTGATGAGTTTCAAGTATTCATTGAGAAAAATCCCTCACAGTAGGACAAAAGACATATTACCAGTTACTCTATAGGAAATCTGAAAATGGTTACAAGGGGAAGATTAGTTGCATATAGTAGTGCAAATATAATActtaaggaagaaaaagaaatttgGAAAAAGAGCACATTTTTGGGGTTTGTCTTTTTTCAAAAGCATAACTTGGAGAGAATTAAAACTGGCCGAACAGAAAAGTTGTACTACAATATAGAAAATTGAAGTATTTAACAAATACTATGCGAGTTAGGGTAAAGCCAGAAGAAACAGTAGTACTTTGCATGAACCCCCATATCAGAGAACAAAACcattaacaagtcagtgttttatAAAGAATTGCATTGAAAACAGGATTTTGATTCACATTTTCAAGGAAAGAGTTAACTTCTAAGCAACACTGACCTTCAAAAACCAATTTATAATTGGACTAAAGAGTCTCTGTATAAAACTAATTGAGGGAGAAGACCTGGCAGCACTGGTGAAATCTGCAATGTAGATAGGACTCTTAATCACTGTGTCATTTTTACCACAGTATTGTTTAATCCTGCTCAGAGCACCTAGCCAGGTATATCATGTGTGTCTTACAGTTTCCACCAGCATTACCACCAACAGAGTTGTAGTTGTTGGGAAAGTACCTAATATGTAGGTGCAGCCTTGGAACATCAGAGTCACCCATGGGGAAATTTTTCCATAACTTTAAACCAGTTTAAAACCAGTTGGAACTACCATGTAGCCAAGGCTGCCTCAGCCAGAAGTGTTTTAATAACTGGTttgaatttctggaaaaatgcaaAGCCTTGCCTTCATTGAGCTGTTTCTTAAAATCTCCCACTGATGCTCTGGCCCTGGTGTAACTTCATTACTGGTAGCAATGGTTGGAGTGCTAGTGTAAACTGACCATCAGCATTTTTACAACCTGGTACAGGTGGAACACTGATAGAGTTTATGAAAGTTCATTGTAGACACAACCTAGCTGAGGACTAAAGTACTCACTAAACTAAGTTATTTAGTGGaacaaaaatacagtaaaaggAACCAGTTTCAAAATATAACAATATATCCTTTGATGTAAAAAAAGAACTAAGAATAAATTCAGAAGCAGTTCAGGAGTTGCAGTTTCTCAAATGAGTTGCAGTGAAGAGAGCAATAAAAACACTTCACCAGAAAGTTTCCTCAGCGAAGTCTGATGTCTCTGAGCTGCAGCTCAGTGGGGAAATGCAGGCAATACGATGCCCTGGGAGTGGGTTCCTTAGTATTCTTACGTTTTCCACTAGTGAAAGCAGCTGGTAGGATAGAACTGAGGGTGGCTTAGTGAGTGGAGGAGGCACAGACAGCAAAAGTGTCTTCTATTTAAATGAGgtgggtgggtaaggtaatatcttttcttggcccaacttctgtggtcgggatcaacacagctacaattaTACTGTATATAGCAATGGAAGCTAGTCTATTTAAGTGTAAAGACAAATTCATTTTATGACACATTTGTGAATGAAGAGTTTATTTATCCTTGATTCTTTGAAGTGAAAGAGTTTTCTTCAAGTAAATAAGATTATGATAGTGATATGGTGTAGTGCTGTATACCATATAAAAATATCAATCTGAGAACACATTGAAAGATtgtatttttgtgattttttttttctcctctcttctcaTTTAGCAATCATTGGACCACCTGATGTAAAAGTGAAATCTGAATCCGGATCTTTGCATGTAGATTTCACAGGCCCTGTCGCTGTACAAGAGTCGCATGTGTGGCCTTTAAATAAATATTATGGCTCTTGGGTTTACAGGGTGCTATACTGGAAAAAAGGCAATAGTGAGGAGGTAACTTTTGCTCAACTGACTCTTGTGTAACTCTGCTTTACAGCTGCAGCTTTGAACAGGCATTTCTAGGTATAATACGATATTGATAACGTTCTGAGACATAATATTGCTGAAGCAAAAGCAAGATCTCTGAAAGTTAGTGATATCAGCAACTTATAATTGTCACAACCTGCATTCAGTAGCAAACTGACAGAGGGAATGAGTAACCACCTACTAAATAGGCATACATTATCCTTCCATAGTTAGAAATAGTTATTAAATTATGAGGTTTTGTTCCCTTTATGCatcaatgtttttattttttcaatggtATATACTGCAGTCATCACAACAGTACCTATGCACACTGcacaaaaaaacaaatgcaacTTAGAAGTGCCTATATAGGTAATATCTAGGGATGATGAATAGCTGCTCCACAACCAAATTATATGTGATTCAAGCAGTTTTGCTAGAATATCTATTGTACAATACTGGCTTGAAAAAAGACTGGATTTTGGATGCTTAACATGGCTGCTGCTATAGGGTcagtctctctcctctctcctgcTACCATCTTCACTATCATCAGACATAATCTGTTTACTCTTTCACTTCCATTAAGGTCACCCTCTGCTAAGCCAGACAGACATTCTCCCCCAGAGGTGGGCATGTTCCACAGCCCCAAAGACTCCACCACACTATATGCATGGAAAAAATGTTATAAATAATAGGTTAATTGTAGTGTCATAGAATGCTGCTTTTGATCCAAGAAAGATAGAAATTTCTGTCAATATCAGTGGGAATATACTAGATCTCTGTGCAACAGAGGAAATTTTTATACATGAAGACTTTGGTGCAGCTATTATTCTGATTCATATTAGGTATCCTTCACAATTCCCAGTCTAGTACTTAATATtcagttccagaaataaaggaatCTTCTCATCCCTAACACCTTATTAGCCCCAGCTCACAAATAATGgaggaagagaggggaaaagagaatgTTATTCTGTAGGGAAAGTCAGTGAGTCCATACCTGGTCAAGCAACCTTCGGCAAACTGCCAAGGGAAGCAAGTTACCCAAAAAGAGATTTCACTAAGAATACTCTGGTTCCAGTACTTGAATGCAAACCTGGGAGATTCCCTCAGTGACTAAAGAGGCTTCCAAGAAGTGCCAGACAATGGGATTTCattagatcttttttttttaagttagtacTTGGATAGTTTGTTCAAGTATATTTATTCCCTCACAGCAACCAAGTCTCCTAatacccaccaaaaaaaaaaaaaaaaagtatcctagTTTACTGTAAGCCATGTCTATAAGTAACAGCACTTTTAGCTGGTGTCACCTAATGTGACTTTGCATAGGGAGAGAGGCAATCTCTTTTGGTAGCACCTCCTTAACCATATAAGGATTTATACTCTTAAAATCAATACCATTAAACACACCCAGAATAAGATAAAAAGTCTGTGCTGTGAACAACCGCACACAAAGTACTTACATTGATCAGCTGTTTTAAGCTGTGCCACATTCTACATTAGCTAAAGCATGAATGGTCTTCATATGTAACCCTAAATAGAGCATGCTGCATGGAATACTTGTTTGGTTTTGTTAGttacatggtttttaaaaagaaatactgctacTTAGAATTCTGTGCACATTTATATAATAGCTTTAGAGTCCCTCTTTCTGTTACAGTGTGTCTCTTGAAAAATTATTTTATGGCATAGTGGAAGGAGACTACTTGTAAGTCTGATCACAACAAACTTAGAGCCCACTTCCTGTTGTTGGGTCAACCAGCTTAGGAGCTAGGATTTCAATGCTGTTACAGCTCTTGTTTTGGAAGGTGATTATTTTCACCAtcaataggatttttaaaatagaaaaaggaatttgaagacagctaattaattttaatatttgtagTGTCCTTTTTAAGTGATTCTTAAAAGGAAACTTTTCTTTGATTCTTGTCAAGTAAGTAATACAGAAAATTACAAAACTGTTTTAACAGTTGATATTTTAAACTTTCACTTTTTTCAAGAACTAGATGTGTAAATCCAATCCATAGTGCAGCTACAAATGCAAAGACTACTAAATGGAGTTCTAATTAAAAACTAGTGCTGTAATTTGATAATTTATTGGAACTTGAATTTGCCTTTgaattttctgtatttttctttgaTGTAGGTTATAACCACAGATACTAAATATAACTCAGAAATATTATCTGGTTTGGACCCTTGGACAATATATTGCCTTCAAGTTCAAGCAGTTATTCCTGAATGGAACAAAACAGGAAAACTGAGTGAAGAGTTCTGTGATAGGACAACTGATAATGGTAATAGCTAATGCACCAGTACATTATAAACATGCTGATTAATTATGAAACACTGTAAGACACTCATTGATTGatgtaaaagaaacaaaagcatgCATGTAAACCTTCAGAAATGTTTTGGTACTTCCGTATTGTTCATTGTGATATCCAATTGTATCTctaatttgcaaaaaaaattgaaaccttCATGCCAGAAAATAGAAGAGCTTCAATTCAGTCTCTTATAACTACAAATAGTAAGATACACAACACATTAAATGTACTCCCTGCAGAGAATCCATATGAGGCACGTGCACCCCTAAAGCCCTTCAAAGCAAGATTTAAGTGCAGTTTAAGTGTTGCATAGTTCTTGTGCTGGCCCTTCTGCACAGGCGTAAACGTCCTCTACTCATAAGCCAATTTATGTTTGTTTGTGAACCCTTTGGCTTCCACAGGTATAGCGGAgagtcaggggtgaaagtaatttacaggacttaccggtactaccggagtcctgagggggcgtggcctcttccggaagaggcgtggcctctcaaaatttaaaggccctgggacaccAGGGGctaggagacccagggcctttaaatcaaccaggggctcccagatgaagaggtggctgggagccccccggggctcaggggcaaattaaagggcccagggctctggccgccagggggaaccccgagctttgcggggctggggcaaggatttaaagggcccagagctcctgccgctgaggacCAGacctgcttactttcacctctgcggagagtagaatttggccctgcaTTGCAAAATCTGATTCTGTTTACATTTTGTAACAGAATTACattcttgaaatattttttttttaaaaatggctagaGCTCAGTCatgctttctttttctgttctcatGTTTAAAATCTTTAACTAGGGAAGCATGCCAGATAATTGGTTTTCTTCATGGTTACAAAAAGCATGTAATTTATTAGTTAAGGTACATCTTCcaaaggagtgaaatcctggccctactgaagtcaatggaagtgttGCCATTGTCTCCAGTAGGACTAAGATTTTACCCAAGATGTTTTTGTCTGGGTGCAATCCAAAGCTTTCATTATTATCAACTCTCAATATAAAAAACTAGtttctttgtttaaatattttatttttatgcaaCTATACCAGTAAGTGCCAATCATAAAAAATTGTCCAATGTAACATCTGCATTGCCTAATCCGTATTCCAGTCTTTCATTTTTTGTAGTACGAACCTCACAGTGGAAACTGGCTGAACACTCCACAATTTCCAACCACTGCATCTCAATAGCTATCTATGGAATAGCTATTTATGGTGGCAATAGCCACCGTCACTCAGGTGGCCTCCTCTTAGAAGAGAGCTTTGTGTTTCAATTTAAAAGGAAGAGTGCAGTCCCAGACTAATTAGTAAGCAGCTGCTTAACAATCATAGACAGCTTTTAAAGTGATACCTTGATCAATCTTTATTCGTATCACATGCTGTGACAACCCCCATGAAACCAAGCTTTAGAAGACACAGTATTTTGGAAGTTAAGGAATTTTGGACTACCACCGCCTCCAAATTAGTTGTCATTTTTGTTACCattatttcatttttcctttagaGAGAAACAGAATTCAGTGCTCTGGTTTGAAGCATCCAGAAATAAGTATACTGAGAGTTTATATGTTGTTACCctgctttctccctccccccatttacctagaatttttttctttctataaatGTTTACATATCATGGCCATAGGTTAAACTTACCTAGTAAGAATGTCATGAGTGGTTGAAGTAAAAACAAAGTTGAGACATTCTTCCATTTGGGAACAAAAATAAGTATTTGTTCATTTACCAAAATAGTTGCTAATATGAAAAAgtggaggaaaaaatattttattcactTACAAGAATTAAATTCTGAAAATTGTgtattcaaaataataataaagaataatcAGGTTAAGAGGAATTTCTTTTCTTGTCTCTTGCAGGTGTAACTCCAGTGTGGATAATTCTCACTGTTCTTCTAGTATCAATGTTGGTTGTTCTAGTATCAGTTCCTGCCTGTTTCTTtatcttttcatatatatatCGACAGACCAGATATGTCTTCTGCCCTACGTATTCTTTTCCACAACATCTGAAGGAGGTTTGTCTATTTTTATTCTTCCAGGAGAGCCTCTTGTCTGTCAAAGACCCCAGAAAAGCTTGCAACTCTTCTGATTAATGCATGTGAACCTTCTGACAGTAGTTCCTCATTCTTACACATGCACTTGGATAGTTAACTAGCtattaaaaaaaagcaggagtacttgtggcaccttagagactaattaatttatttgagtataagctttcatgggctacagcccacttaatcggatgcatgcagtggaaaatacagtaggaagattatctatctatctataatatatatacacagagaacatgaaacaatgggtgttaccatacacactctaacgagagtgatcagttaaggtgagctattaccagcaggagagagaaaaactttttgtagtggtaatcaaaatggttcaTTTGCGCAGTTGACAgaaaggtgtgaggaacagtaaGGCGGGGaaataacatggggaaatagttttactttgtgtaatgacccatccactcccagtttttattcaagcctaatttaatggtgtccattttgcaaattaattacaATTCAGCAGTCTCTGTTGGAGTCTGTTtagtttttgttgtaatattgcaacttttaggtctgtaatcgagtgaccagggagactgaagtgttctccgactggtttttgaatgttataattcttgacgtctgatttgtgtccatttattcttttacgtagagactgtccagtttggccaatgtacatggcagagggacatttctctcctgctgctaatagctcaccttaactgatcactctcgttagagtgtgtatggtaacacccattgtttcatgttctctgtgtaaatatatatatcttcctactgtattttccactacatgcatctgatgaagtggactgtatCTCACgagagcttatgctcaaataaatttgttagtctctaaggtgccacaagtagtcctgttctttttgtggatacagactaacacagct of the Gopherus flavomarginatus isolate rGopFla2 chromosome 1, rGopFla2.mat.asm, whole genome shotgun sequence genome contains:
- the IL10RB gene encoding interleukin-10 receptor subunit beta isoform X1 — translated: MARRFLALVAGCLLCSAFGIVPEPKNVTINSVNLKSTLQWDPPTIHKENITYTVESISSLYNRNMCVNIVITECDFSSLPVYGEYTLRVRAESENEKSDWVNIIFKPLDDTIIGPPDVKVKSESGSLHVDFTGPVAVQESHVWPLNKYYGSWVYRVLYWKKGNSEEVITTDTKYNSEILSGLDPWTIYCLQVQAVIPEWNKTGKLSEEFCDRTTDNGVTPVWIILTVLLVSMLVVLVSVPACFFIFSYIYRQTRYVFCPTYSFPQHLKEFLSKPSYSSQFLSPCSPEEDHSFDKLTVISEESENCSDETSNRKEQLQDSQEESSIAEKVSAFKTGPSSVLYLIQAENKYPNRQLNTTLY
- the IL10RB gene encoding interleukin-10 receptor subunit beta isoform X3; this encodes MQQLKKIAAFGIVPEPKNVTINSVNLKSTLQWDPPTIHKENITYTVESISSLYNRNMCVNIVITECDFSSLPVYGEYTLRVRAESENEKSDWVNIIFKPLDDTIIGPPDVKVKSESGSLHVDFTGPVAVQESHVWPLNKYYGSWVYRVLYWKKGNSEEVITTDTKYNSEILSGLDPWTIYCLQVQAVIPEWNKTGKLSEEFCDRTTDNGVTPVWIILTVLLVSMLVVLVSVPACFFIFSYIYRQTRYVFCPTYSFPQHLKEFLSKPSYSSQFLSPCSPEEDHSFDKLTVISEESENCSDETSNRKEQLQDSQEESSIAEKVSAFKTGPSSVLYLIQAENKYPNRQLNTTLY
- the IL10RB gene encoding interleukin-10 receptor subunit beta isoform X2, whose amino-acid sequence is MARRFLALVAGCLLCSAFGIVPEPKNVTINSVNLKSTLQWDPPTIHKENITYTVESISLYNRNMCVNIVITECDFSSLPVYGEYTLRVRAESENEKSDWVNIIFKPLDDTIIGPPDVKVKSESGSLHVDFTGPVAVQESHVWPLNKYYGSWVYRVLYWKKGNSEEVITTDTKYNSEILSGLDPWTIYCLQVQAVIPEWNKTGKLSEEFCDRTTDNGVTPVWIILTVLLVSMLVVLVSVPACFFIFSYIYRQTRYVFCPTYSFPQHLKEFLSKPSYSSQFLSPCSPEEDHSFDKLTVISEESENCSDETSNRKEQLQDSQEESSIAEKVSAFKTGPSSVLYLIQAENKYPNRQLNTTLY